A segment of the Oncorhynchus clarkii lewisi isolate Uvic-CL-2024 unplaced genomic scaffold, UVic_Ocla_1.0 unplaced_contig_12330_pilon_pilon, whole genome shotgun sequence genome:
tctctgtctctctgtctctctgtctctctgtctctctgtctctctgtctctctgtctctctgtctctctgtctctgtctctctgtctctctctctctgtctctctctctctctctctctctgtctctctctctctctctctctctctctctctctctgtctctctcggtctgtctctctctctctctctgtttctctgtctgtctctctttctctctgtctctctcggtctgtctctctttctctctttctctctctgtctctctcggtctgtctctctttctctttttccctctctgtctctctgtctctctcggtctctctttctctctttctctctctgtctctctcggtctctctctctctctctctatgtctctctctttctctctcggtctctctcggtctctctctttctctctctgtctctctctttctctctctttctctctctgtctctctctgtctctctctgtctctctctgtctctctcggtctctctcggtctctctcggtctctctcggtctctctcggtctctctcggtctctctcggtctctctcggtctctctctctctctctctctctctctctctctctctctgtttctctttctgtctctctttctctctctgtctctctcggtctgtttctctttctgtctctctctctttctctctctctgtgtgtcaatAAAACAAACTATATCCATTTCAAATTGCTGTATTggcatgatgtcacaatgtagatgTTCCCTAAGCGTTACTTTGGAAAAGGAATGATTGATTAACACTTAGTTTCTCTGATCCAGATcattcatctgtctgtctctctctccagactggaCTACTCTGGCATAGCCTTCCTGATCATGGGCTCCTTTGTTCCATGGCTATACTACTCGTTCTACTGCTCTCCCAACCCCAGGTTAATCTACCTGGTAGTAGTCTGTATACTAGGAGTGTCTGCCATCATCGTCTCACAGTGTGACTTCTTCGCTAAGCCACAGTACCGCGGCGTCAGAGCAGGTCAGTCACTGTGTCTATGGGCCCTTTTGGTTTTGGAATCCAAACTGTGTGAATGAATGTTTTCTCAGATCCTTTCAGTTTCATCTGTGTTTCCATCTTGGTTTTGTGTATCAGTCTCTTCTCCGTCTCTACTCCCCTGCCCAAAGTATTCTATTGACATAGCTGAattccccacttctctctctccctcctccctctcttagtCTCCTGCTGGGTCTCCTGCCAGTAGAGGGCCCAGCAGGGCCTCACTAGGCCCTAAAATAATGAGCCAAGACTGGGATCTCCTCCCTCTTtgctcctcctcatctcccttccACGTGCCAGGCTGCCCTCAAGCTGGctgtctttcctcctccctccctgccctctatcctctcttcctcccctccccccacacagacacacagaccctctccctcctccctctcttcctccatcctcccacacagaccctctccctctcttcctcccctccccccacacagacacacataccctctccctcctctgtgtGTTTTATGGAGCCCGTTAAACTGGTGCTCATCAGTCCTCTGTGACGTTTATGGGGTCGTTAGGCCCAGCGGCCTGGTGCCAGACCCAGGGACCCAGTGTCTGTTAAGATGAGGTGGCTGCCAGGCAGGGTAGGACAGGAGGGTcattccatctatctctctattcctctatctctccatctctattccatctatctctctattcctctatctctccatctctattccatctatctctctattcctctctccatctctattcctctatctctccatctctattcctctctccatctctattcctctatctctccatctctattcctctctccatctctattcctctctccatctctattcctctctccatctctattcctctctccatctctattcctctctccatctctattcctctctccatctctattcctctctccatctctattcctctctccatctctattcctctctccatctctattcctctatctctccatctctattcctctatctctccatctctattcctctatctctccatctctattcctctctccatctctattcctctctccatctctattcctctctctctccatctctattcctctatctctccatctctattcctctatctctccatctctattcctctatctctccatctctattcatctctccatctctattcctctatctctccatctctattcatctctccatctctattccatctatctctctattcctctctccatctctattcctctctccatctctattcctctctccatctctattcctctctccatctctattcctctctccatctctattcctctctccatctctattcctctctccatctctattcctctatctctccatctctattcctctctctctccatctctattcctctctccatctctattcctctctctctccatctctattcctctctctctccatctctattcctctctctctccatctctattcctctctccatctctattcctctctccatctctattcctctctccatctctattcctctctctctccatctctattcctctctctctccatctctattcctctctctctccatctctattcctctctctctccatctctattcctctctctctccatctctattcctctctctctccatctctattcctctctctctccatctctattcctctctctctccatctctattcctctctctctccatctctattcctctctctctccatctctattcctctctctctccatctctatttatctctccatctctattcctctctctctccatctctattcctctctccatctatattcctctatctctccatctatattcctctatctctccatctctattcctctatctctccatctctattcctctatctctccatctctattcctctatctctccatctctattcctctatctctccatctctattcctctctccatctctattcctctctccatctctattcctctctctctccatctctattcctctctctctccatctctattcctctctccatctctattcctctatctctccatctctattcctctctctctccatctctattcctctctccatctctattcctctctctctccatctctattcctctctctctccatctctattcctctctctctccatctctattcctctctctctccatctctattcctctctctctccatctctattcctctctctctccatctctattcctctctctctccatctctattcctctctctctccatctctattcctctctctctccatctctattcctctctctctccatctctattcctctctctctccatctctattcctctctctctccatctctattcctctctctctccatctctattcctctctctctccatctctattcctctctctctccatctctattcctctctctctccatctctatttatctctccatctctattcctctctctctccatctctattcctctctccatctctatttatctctccatctctattcctctatctctccatctatattcctctatctctccatctctattcctctatctctccatctctattcctctatctctccatctctattcctctatctctccatctctattcctctatctctccatctctattcctctatctctccatctctattcctctatctctccatctctattccttcctctctccatctctattcctctctctctccatctctattcctctctctctccatctctattcctctcgctctccatctctattcctctctctctccatctctattcctctctctctccatctctattcctctctctctccatctctatttatctctccatctctatttatctctccatctctattcctctatctctccatctctattcctctatctctccatctctattcctctatctctccatctctattcctctatctctccatctctattcctctatctctccatctctattcctgtctctcgctctctattcctctctctgtctgtctctgtctgtctctgtctgtctctgtctgtctctgtctgtctctgtctgtctgtctctctgtctgtctctctgtctgtctctctgtctatttctgtctctctggaaATACAGTGGACAGTCATGTGTAGCGAGGCCTTATGTAACATCAGAAAGAGATCAGTGAAATCAACAGAAAGAGATCAGTGAAATCAACAGAAAGAGATCAGTGAAATCAACAGAAAGAGATCAGTGAGAGTACAGTTATTGTCAGGTCTGtattaacccctgtctgtctgtattaacccctgtctgtctgtattaacccctgtctgtctgtattaacccctgtctgtctctgtattaacccctgtctgtctctatattaacccctgtctgtctctatattaacccctgtctgtctctatattaacccctgtctgtctctatattaacccctgtctgtctctatattaacccctgtctgtctctatattaacccctgtctgtctctatattaacccctgtctgtctctatattaacccctgtctgtctctatattaacccctgtatgtctgtctctatattaacccctgtatgtctgtctctatattaacccctgtatgtctgtctatattagcccgtctgtctgtctatattagcccgtctgtctatattaacccctgtctgtctctctatattaGCCCATctgtctatattaacccctgtctgtctatattaacccctgtctgtctatattaacccgtctgtctatattaacccctgtctgtctatattaacccctgtctgtctatattaacccctgtctgtctatattaacccctgtctgtctatattaacccctgtctgtctatattaacccctgtctgtctatatattagcccgtctgtctgtctatattaacgtctgtctgtctatattagcccctgtctgtctgtctatattagcccctgtctgtctatattaacccctgtctgactgtgtctacattaacccctgtctgtctgtctctatattagcccgtctgtctgtctctatattaacccctgtctgtctatattaacccctgtctgtctatattaacccctgtctgtctatattaacccctgtctgtctatattaacccctgtctgtctatattaacccctgtctgtctgtctctatattagcccgtctgtctgtctatattaacccgtctgtctatattaacccctgtctgtctatattaacccctgtctgtctatatattagcccgtctgtctgtctatattaacccctgtctgtctgtctctatattaacccctgtctgtctgtctctatattaacccctgtctgtctgtctctatattagcccgtctgtctgtctatattaacccgtctgtctatattaacccctgtctgtctatattaacccctgtctgtctatatattagcccgtctgtctgtctatattaacccctgtctgtctgtctctatattaacccctgtctgtctgtctctatattaacccctgtctgtctgtctctatattaacccctgtctgtctgtctctatattaacccctgtctgtctgtctctatattaacccctgtctgtctgtctctatattaacccctgtctgtctgtctccaggagTGTTTGTAGGTCTGGGTCTGAGCGGTGTGGTCCCCACCCTGCACTTTGTCATCACTGAGGGCTTGCTGAGAGCCACTACTATGGGTCAGATGGGCTGGCTCCTCCTCATGGCTACGCTCTACATCTCTGGAGCCTGTATCTACGCAGCCCGCATCCCAGAGAGGTTCTTCCCCGGGAAATGTGACATCTGGGTGGGTACAAGGAGAGGACCTCTGGGCTGcatgcaggaacacacacacacacacacacacagagacacacacacacacacacacacacacacagagagacacacacacacacacagagagacacacacacacagacacacacacacacagacacacacacacacacacacacacacacacacacacagagacacacacacacacacacagacacacacacacacacacacagagacacacacacacacacacacacacacacacagagacacacacacacacacacacacacacacacacacacacagagacacacacacacacacacacacagacacacacacacacacacacagagacacacacacacacacaaagacacacacacacacacacacacacacacacagagacacacacacacatagacacacacacacacagacacacacacacaaagacacacacacacacacacacacacacacacacacacacacacacacacacacacacacacacacagagacacacacacacacacacacacagagacacacacagagacacacacagacacacacacacacagagacacacacacacagagacacacacacacacacacacacacagagacacacacacacagagacacacacagacacacacacagagacacacacacagacacacacagagacacacacacagagacacacacacacacacacacacagagacacacacacac
Coding sequences within it:
- the LOC139401218 gene encoding adiponectin receptor protein 2-like; this translates as MPSFRACFKSIFRIHTETGNIWTHLLGCLFFLCLGIMYMFRSNMYFAAPFQEKIVIGIFFIGAILCLSFSWLFHTVYCHSEGVSRVFSKLDYSGIAFLIMGSFVPWLYYSFYCSPNPRLIYLVVVCILGVSAIIVSQCDFFAKPQYRGVRAGVFVGLGLSGVVPTLHFVITEGLLRATTMGQMGWLLLMATLYISGACIYAARIPERFFPGKCDIWVGTRRGPLGC